In Thiovibrio frasassiensis, one DNA window encodes the following:
- the dapF gene encoding diaminopimelate epimerase, which yields MNIKFPINFTKMSGTGNDFILIDHRTPFLSREEMPGFAKAVCERRVSVGADGLILIEKSESADFRWQFLNGDGSWAEMCGNGARCAARFAHSQGIAPARMRFETVAGLIEAEVTGSSVKLKMTPPNTLRLAEKIEVNGAEQLVHSLNTGVPHAVLFMEDIQQAPVLDWGRTLRFHQHFQPAGTNVNFVQPQTGKGLIVRTYERGVEGETLACGTGAVASAIIAGLLGQVQPPVTVTTSGGEQLIIHYALSGQEISEVYLEGPAHFIYEGQLHEEAIRTKS from the coding sequence ATGAACATCAAGTTTCCCATTAATTTCACCAAGATGAGCGGAACCGGCAATGACTTTATCCTCATTGACCACCGCACCCCGTTTCTGAGCAGGGAAGAAATGCCCGGTTTTGCCAAGGCTGTTTGCGAGCGCCGTGTTTCCGTGGGCGCCGACGGCCTGATCTTGATCGAAAAGAGCGAGAGCGCGGATTTCCGCTGGCAGTTCTTGAACGGTGACGGCAGTTGGGCCGAGATGTGCGGCAACGGCGCCCGCTGCGCCGCCCGCTTTGCCCATAGTCAAGGCATTGCTCCGGCACGGATGCGCTTTGAAACCGTGGCCGGACTCATCGAGGCCGAGGTAACAGGGTCCTCGGTCAAGCTGAAGATGACCCCGCCCAACACCCTGCGCCTGGCGGAGAAAATCGAAGTCAACGGAGCAGAACAGCTGGTGCACAGCCTCAATACCGGGGTGCCCCACGCCGTACTCTTCATGGAAGACATCCAACAGGCGCCGGTGCTGGATTGGGGGAGGACGCTTCGCTTCCACCAGCACTTTCAGCCGGCCGGTACCAATGTCAATTTCGTGCAGCCGCAGACCGGCAAGGGGTTGATCGTCCGCACCTATGAGCGCGGAGTCGAAGGGGAAACCCTGGCCTGCGGCACCGGGGCCGTGGCCTCGGCGATCATCGCCGGACTTCTCGGTCAGGTGCAGCCGCCGGTGACCGTAACCACCTCGGGCGGCGAACAGCTGATCATCCATTATGCCCTGAGCGGTCAGGAGATTTCCGAGGTCTACCTGGAAGGCCCGGCCCATTTTATCTACGAAGGGCAGCTGCACGAAGAAGCAATACGGACGAAATCGTAA
- the dapB gene encoding 4-hydroxy-tetrahydrodipicolinate reductase: MTRVIVAGAAGRMGRRISYMVHQQEGLTLAAGFERPDGPELGKDLGELAGMGTLGVPLADSFETVMGQGDVVIDFTFHEATMALARKAAKAKKPMVIGTTGLSPDNLAELAELSRNFPCVQSPNMAVGVNVLFKIARKMAALLGDAYDIEIIEAHHRMKKDAPSGTALKLGEMVAEGVQRNLDEVGVYCRHGIIGERGEKEIGIQTIRAGDIVGEHTVYFAGAGERLELSHRAHSRDNFARGAALAAAWVVNQPNGLYTMFDVLGLQDI; the protein is encoded by the coding sequence ATGACCAGAGTTATTGTCGCCGGGGCAGCAGGCCGCATGGGCCGCCGGATCAGCTATATGGTACACCAGCAGGAAGGGTTGACCCTGGCTGCCGGCTTTGAGCGCCCCGATGGGCCCGAACTTGGCAAGGATCTTGGCGAGCTGGCCGGGATGGGCACTTTGGGGGTCCCGCTGGCGGACAGCTTCGAAACGGTCATGGGACAAGGAGATGTGGTCATCGATTTCACCTTCCACGAGGCGACCATGGCCTTGGCCCGCAAAGCGGCAAAGGCAAAAAAACCCATGGTCATCGGCACCACAGGGCTCAGCCCCGATAACCTGGCCGAGCTCGCCGAATTGAGCCGGAATTTCCCCTGTGTCCAATCGCCCAACATGGCGGTGGGTGTCAATGTCCTGTTCAAAATCGCCAGAAAAATGGCCGCCCTCTTGGGGGATGCCTACGATATCGAAATCATCGAGGCCCACCACCGGATGAAAAAAGACGCCCCCAGCGGCACGGCCCTGAAGCTTGGGGAAATGGTGGCGGAAGGCGTACAGCGGAATCTGGACGAAGTGGGGGTCTATTGTCGACACGGGATCATCGGCGAGCGGGGCGAGAAGGAGATCGGCATCCAGACCATCCGGGCCGGAGATATCGTGGGCGAGCATACCGTCTATTTTGCCGGGGCAGGGGAGAGGCTGGAGCTCAGCCACCGGGCGCATAGTCGGGACAACTTTGCCCGGGGCGCGGCCTTGGCCGCCGCCTGGGTGGTGAACCAGCCCAACGGCCTCTACACCATGTTCGACGTCCTGGGCTTGCAGGATATCTAA
- a CDS encoding argininosuccinate synthase produces the protein MAANINKIVLAYSGGLDTSVILKWLREEYQVPVVAFAADVGQEEDWDKVRAKGMATGAEKVIISDLREEFVRDYVFPAFRANAIYEGSYLLGTSLARPVIAREQVRIAEAEGADAVSHGATGKGNDQVRFELTYLALNPKLTIIAPWRIWDLNSRTKLMAYAEQHSIPVPVTKAKPYSSDENLLHISFEGGILEDPWNEPEESMFKLSVSPEKAPDVPTYIEMEFAGGNPVAINGEKLSPAAMLARLNTLGGANGIGRLDMVENRFVGMKSRGVYETPGGTILRCAHRDLETITLDREVMKIRDSLIPRYAELVYNGFWFSPEMKLLQRTMDNAQETVNGTVRLKLIKGNCIPVGRKSEQSLYQESFATFEEDQVYTQSDAGGFIRLNALRLTIQALVEKKKK, from the coding sequence GTGGCTGCCAATATAAACAAGATCGTCCTCGCCTATTCCGGCGGGCTGGACACCTCGGTTATCCTCAAATGGCTGCGGGAAGAGTATCAGGTCCCGGTCGTCGCCTTTGCCGCCGATGTGGGCCAGGAGGAAGATTGGGACAAGGTGCGGGCCAAGGGCATGGCCACCGGCGCCGAAAAGGTGATCATCTCCGATCTGCGCGAAGAGTTTGTCCGCGACTATGTCTTCCCGGCCTTTCGGGCCAACGCCATCTATGAAGGCTCCTACCTGCTGGGCACCTCCCTGGCCCGGCCGGTCATCGCCCGGGAACAGGTGCGGATCGCCGAGGCGGAAGGGGCGGATGCCGTAAGCCACGGCGCCACCGGCAAGGGCAACGATCAGGTCCGCTTCGAGCTGACCTATCTCGCCTTGAACCCGAAACTGACCATCATCGCCCCCTGGCGGATCTGGGACCTCAATTCCCGGACCAAGCTCATGGCCTATGCGGAACAGCACTCCATCCCCGTGCCGGTGACCAAGGCGAAGCCTTACAGCTCCGATGAGAACCTCCTGCACATCAGCTTCGAGGGCGGCATCCTCGAAGATCCGTGGAACGAGCCGGAGGAGTCCATGTTCAAGCTTTCCGTCTCCCCGGAAAAGGCCCCGGATGTCCCAACCTACATCGAGATGGAATTTGCGGGCGGCAATCCGGTGGCCATCAATGGCGAAAAGCTCAGCCCGGCGGCCATGCTGGCCCGGCTGAACACCCTGGGCGGCGCCAACGGCATCGGGAGGCTGGACATGGTGGAGAACCGCTTCGTGGGCATGAAATCCCGCGGGGTGTACGAAACTCCGGGCGGCACCATCTTGCGCTGCGCCCATCGCGATCTGGAGACCATCACCCTGGACCGCGAGGTCATGAAGATCCGCGACAGCCTGATCCCCCGTTATGCCGAGCTCGTCTACAACGGCTTCTGGTTCTCGCCGGAGATGAAGCTTTTGCAAAGAACCATGGACAACGCCCAGGAAACGGTGAACGGCACGGTCCGCCTCAAGCTGATCAAGGGCAACTGCATCCCGGTGGGGCGGAAGTCCGAGCAATCGCTCTACCAGGAAAGCTTCGCCACCTTTGAAGAAGATCAGGTCTACACCCAGTCGGATGCCGGCGGTTTTATCCGCCTCAACGCCCTGCGCTTGACCATCCAGGCCCTGGTGGAAAAGAAGAAGAAATAA
- the argH gene encoding argininosuccinate lyase, with product MASSSKEKNKAPAKLWGGRFAEKTAASVEAFTASIHYDARLYKHDIAGSRAHAKMLAKQGLISAKERDQILKGLGQIEREIEAGTFVFRPELEDIHMNIEKTLVEKIGPAGEKLHTARSRNDQVALDVRLYLREECRNLIALLAGLQKAFVVLARTYQHAVMPGYTHLQRAQPVLVAHHMLAYYEMFGRDRERLSDALKRINVMPLGAAALAGTGLPIDRAFVAKELDFPKITANSMDTVGDRDFIIEFMSAASLVQIHLSRLSEELVLWTTEEFSFVTLADSFCTGSSIMPQKKNPDIPELIRGKSGRVVGNLMSLLMLLKGLPMTYNRDLQEDKEPLFDTVDTVSQSVAIMSQLLGNLQFNEARLAAGLGGGYMTATDLADYLVLKNIPFRQAHAIVGRTVAFCLSKGKELTELTLKELQKFSEVIEGDVFKVLSIEGSVASRVSPGGTSGKMVAKALKRAEKEMGISA from the coding sequence ATGGCATCCTCTTCAAAAGAGAAAAATAAGGCTCCGGCCAAGCTGTGGGGCGGCAGGTTCGCGGAAAAAACCGCCGCCTCGGTGGAGGCCTTCACCGCCTCCATCCATTACGATGCCAGGCTGTACAAGCATGACATCGCCGGCAGCCGGGCGCACGCCAAGATGCTCGCCAAGCAGGGGTTGATCAGCGCCAAGGAGCGCGATCAGATTCTCAAGGGGTTAGGCCAGATCGAGCGGGAGATCGAGGCCGGCACCTTTGTCTTTCGGCCCGAGCTTGAGGATATTCACATGAATATCGAAAAGACTCTGGTGGAAAAGATCGGCCCGGCCGGAGAAAAGCTGCACACCGCCCGGAGCCGCAACGATCAGGTGGCGCTCGATGTCCGTCTCTATCTGCGGGAGGAATGCCGCAATCTCATCGCGCTGCTCGCCGGGCTGCAAAAGGCCTTTGTCGTTCTGGCCCGGACATACCAGCATGCGGTGATGCCCGGCTACACCCACCTGCAGCGGGCCCAGCCGGTCCTGGTGGCGCACCACATGCTGGCCTATTACGAGATGTTCGGCCGCGACCGGGAGCGGTTGAGCGATGCCTTGAAGCGAATCAACGTCATGCCCCTGGGTGCTGCGGCCCTGGCCGGCACCGGCCTGCCCATTGACCGCGCCTTTGTCGCCAAGGAGCTTGATTTCCCGAAGATAACCGCCAACAGCATGGACACGGTGGGGGATCGGGATTTCATCATCGAGTTCATGTCCGCGGCCAGCCTGGTCCAGATCCACCTGAGCCGTCTCTCCGAGGAGCTGGTCCTCTGGACCACCGAGGAGTTCTCCTTCGTCACCCTGGCGGACAGCTTCTGCACCGGCAGCTCCATCATGCCCCAGAAGAAGAACCCCGATATCCCCGAGTTGATCCGGGGCAAGAGCGGCAGGGTGGTGGGCAATCTCATGAGTCTGCTGATGCTGCTTAAAGGTCTGCCCATGACCTACAACCGCGACCTGCAGGAAGACAAGGAGCCGCTCTTCGACACGGTGGATACGGTTTCCCAGTCCGTGGCGATCATGAGCCAGCTGCTCGGCAACCTGCAATTCAACGAGGCCCGGTTGGCCGCAGGCCTGGGCGGGGGGTATATGACCGCCACCGACCTCGCCGATTATCTGGTACTGAAGAACATTCCCTTCCGACAGGCCCACGCCATTGTCGGGCGCACCGTGGCCTTTTGCCTCAGCAAGGGCAAGGAGCTCACCGAACTGACCTTGAAAGAACTGCAGAAATTCTCCGAGGTCATTGAGGGTGACGTCTTCAAGGTGCTTTCCATCGAGGGCTCGGTTGCGAGCAGGGTCTCTCCGGGAGGAACCTCGGGCAAGATGGTGGCCAAGGCCTTGAAGCGGGCGGAAAAAGAGATGGGGATTTCGGCATGA
- the fsa gene encoding fructose-6-phosphate aldolase, translating to MKFFIDTANLEEIKKAVDMGMVDGVTTNPSLIARENKPFVEIIKDICKIVDGPISAEVIALDAEGMVREGRELAAIHSNIVIKIPMTTEGLKAVKTLADEKIRTNVTLIFSASQALMAAKAGASYASPFVGRLDDISQNGMDLISDIMNIYDNYGYATEVIVASIRNPIHVVDAALLGAHIATIPFKVIAQLARHPLTDLGMEQFLADWEKRTKA from the coding sequence ATGAAGTTTTTTATTGATACCGCCAACCTTGAAGAAATCAAAAAAGCCGTGGACATGGGCATGGTGGACGGGGTAACGACCAACCCCTCGCTGATCGCCAGGGAGAACAAACCGTTTGTTGAAATCATCAAGGATATCTGCAAGATAGTGGACGGCCCGATCAGCGCCGAGGTTATCGCCCTCGATGCCGAAGGCATGGTTCGGGAAGGCCGCGAGCTTGCCGCCATCCATTCCAACATCGTGATTAAGATCCCCATGACCACCGAAGGCCTCAAGGCGGTCAAAACGCTTGCCGATGAGAAGATCAGAACCAACGTGACCCTGATCTTCTCCGCCAGCCAGGCCCTGATGGCGGCCAAGGCCGGGGCCAGCTATGCGAGCCCCTTTGTCGGCCGGTTGGATGATATCTCCCAGAACGGTATGGACCTGATCAGCGATATCATGAATATCTACGACAACTACGGCTATGCCACCGAGGTAATCGTCGCCAGCATCCGCAACCCCATCCATGTGGTGGATGCGGCCCTGCTGGGGGCGCATATCGCCACGATTCCTTTCAAGGTTATCGCCCAGCTTGCCCGGCATCCGCTTACCGATCTGGGCATGGAGCAATTTCTGGCCGACTGGGAAAAAAGAACAAAAGCGTAG
- the folK gene encoding 2-amino-4-hydroxy-6-hydroxymethyldihydropteridine diphosphokinase — protein MEKPQQAFIGLGSNLGDGQKNLLEAWQQLGTVPGITLNRLSSPYRTEPVGMETEHWFTNATGEISTTLSPTELLTAMLAIEKTLGRDRTLTKDRPVDLDLLYYGDLMIDSQTLTVPHPQIANRLFVLAPLAELAPEQVHPLLGRTSLQMYRELKIQTGVERQEWLGKEHSGV, from the coding sequence GTGGAAAAACCGCAACAGGCCTTTATCGGGCTGGGCTCCAATCTTGGAGACGGTCAAAAGAATCTGCTCGAGGCGTGGCAACAGTTAGGCACGGTGCCGGGGATTACCCTGAACAGGCTGTCGAGCCCATACCGCACAGAGCCGGTAGGGATGGAGACGGAGCACTGGTTTACCAATGCGACAGGGGAAATCAGCACCACCCTGTCGCCCACCGAGCTGCTGACCGCCATGCTCGCCATTGAGAAAACCCTGGGCCGGGATCGGACCTTGACCAAGGACAGGCCCGTTGATCTGGACCTGCTCTATTACGGAGACCTGATGATAGACAGCCAAACCCTGACCGTGCCCCATCCGCAGATAGCCAACCGGCTTTTCGTCCTTGCCCCGTTGGCGGAACTGGCCCCCGAGCAGGTGCATCCGCTCCTGGGTCGGACAAGTCTACAAATGTATCGGGAACTGAAAATACAGACAGGGGTGGAGCGCCAGGAATGGCTTGGCAAGGAGCACTCCGGTGTTTAA
- the argF gene encoding ornithine carbamoyltransferase, whose translation MTQHLLALQDFSKEQLAAYIDQALLLKKEAKAGIRHQHLAGKTVALIFEKPSTRTRVSFEAAMYGLGGRVIYLSGRDTQLARNEPLKDMARVMSRYVDGMVVRTYGQNIVDELAGYSSVPVINALTDLHHPCQILSDIMTVVEHKGEVENLHIAWLGDGNNMANSWIQAAARFGFALTLACPEGYEPNPAILAAAQSEASKPIRVVRDPIEAVREADVINTDVWASMGQESEQEERIGVFRPYQVNNALVAQAKPGAIVLHCLPAHRDEEISEEVLEGPQCVAFDQAENKLHIHKAILAIHLGQ comes from the coding sequence ATGACACAGCATCTATTGGCATTACAGGATTTCAGCAAAGAACAGCTTGCTGCCTACATCGATCAGGCCCTTTTGCTTAAAAAAGAAGCCAAGGCAGGGATCCGCCACCAGCACCTGGCCGGAAAAACCGTGGCGCTTATCTTTGAAAAGCCCTCCACCCGGACCAGGGTCTCCTTTGAGGCCGCCATGTATGGGTTGGGTGGCCGGGTGATTTATCTCTCCGGTCGGGACACCCAGCTGGCCCGCAATGAGCCGCTCAAGGATATGGCCCGGGTCATGTCCCGCTATGTCGACGGCATGGTGGTCCGCACCTATGGCCAGAACATTGTCGATGAACTGGCCGGGTACTCTTCGGTGCCGGTGATCAATGCCCTCACCGACCTGCACCATCCCTGCCAGATATTGAGCGACATCATGACCGTGGTCGAGCACAAGGGGGAGGTGGAAAACCTCCATATCGCCTGGCTGGGCGACGGCAACAACATGGCCAACTCCTGGATTCAGGCGGCCGCCCGTTTCGGCTTTGCCCTGACCCTGGCCTGCCCGGAAGGCTATGAGCCCAACCCAGCCATTCTCGCGGCAGCCCAGAGTGAGGCGAGCAAACCCATCCGGGTGGTGCGCGATCCAATCGAGGCGGTGCGGGAGGCGGATGTGATCAATACCGACGTCTGGGCCAGCATGGGCCAGGAGTCCGAGCAGGAAGAACGGATCGGGGTCTTCCGCCCCTATCAGGTGAACAATGCCCTGGTGGCCCAGGCCAAACCGGGGGCCATTGTCCTCCACTGCCTGCCGGCCCACCGCGACGAGGAGATCTCCGAAGAGGTCCTGGAAGGACCGCAATGCGTCGCCTTTGACCAGGCGGAGAACAAGCTCCATATCCACAAGGCCATACTGGCCATCCATCTGGGGCAATGA
- the lysA gene encoding diaminopimelate decarboxylase yields the protein MHDFQYKNETLFCEDVAIPKMAEAVGTPFYLYSTATLTRHFAAFDRAFAGIPHITCFAAKSCANIAILRLFASLGGGADIVSGGELFRARTAGVDPQKIVYSGVGKTADEIREALSAGILMLNVESEQELAMIQTVAADLGVKAPVSFRVNPDVDPKTHAYISTGLAKNKFGIPITEALRVYLAASKLSNITIKGVSCHIGSQLTQVAPFVESLAKVKRFIGQLSEQGISITHLDLGGGLGIRYNAEEPPEPAEYARAIKQELAGLACTLILEPGRVIVGNAGALITKVLYTKEGLKKFIIVDAGMNDLARPSLYDAFHLIQAVERPNREQAVADVVGPICETGDFLARERAMPKVEADDLLAVMSAGAYGFSMSSNYNSRPRVAEVLVHGDAFHVIRTRETYETLIQGESIPEFLVS from the coding sequence ATGCATGATTTTCAGTACAAGAATGAGACCCTCTTTTGCGAGGATGTCGCCATCCCAAAGATGGCAGAGGCGGTGGGCACCCCTTTCTATCTTTACAGCACCGCCACCCTGACCCGCCATTTTGCCGCCTTTGACCGCGCCTTTGCCGGGATCCCCCACATCACCTGTTTTGCGGCAAAATCCTGTGCCAACATCGCCATCCTCCGTCTTTTCGCGAGCCTGGGCGGCGGGGCGGACATCGTCTCCGGCGGCGAGCTGTTCCGGGCCCGCACCGCCGGGGTTGATCCGCAAAAGATCGTCTATTCCGGGGTGGGCAAAACCGCAGACGAAATCCGCGAAGCATTGAGCGCCGGCATCCTCATGCTCAATGTGGAGTCCGAGCAGGAGCTGGCTATGATCCAGACGGTGGCTGCAGACTTGGGAGTCAAGGCCCCTGTCTCCTTCCGGGTAAACCCGGATGTGGACCCAAAAACCCACGCCTATATCTCCACCGGCCTTGCCAAGAACAAGTTCGGCATCCCCATCACCGAGGCGCTGCGGGTCTATCTCGCGGCCAGCAAGCTCTCCAACATCACCATCAAGGGGGTGAGCTGCCATATCGGCTCCCAGCTCACCCAAGTGGCCCCATTTGTCGAATCGTTGGCCAAGGTGAAACGCTTCATCGGACAGCTTTCCGAACAGGGGATCTCCATCACCCATCTTGACCTGGGCGGCGGGCTGGGCATCCGCTACAACGCCGAAGAGCCGCCCGAGCCGGCGGAGTATGCCCGCGCCATCAAGCAGGAGCTGGCAGGGCTTGCCTGCACCCTGATTCTCGAACCGGGCCGCGTCATCGTGGGCAACGCCGGGGCGCTGATCACCAAGGTGCTCTATACCAAGGAAGGACTCAAGAAATTCATCATCGTCGATGCCGGGATGAACGACCTGGCCCGCCCCAGCCTCTACGACGCCTTCCACCTCATCCAGGCCGTGGAGCGACCCAACCGGGAACAGGCAGTGGCCGACGTGGTGGGCCCCATCTGCGAAACCGGCGATTTTCTCGCCCGGGAAAGAGCGATGCCCAAGGTGGAGGCCGACGATCTCCTGGCCGTCATGAGCGCCGGAGCCTACGGCTTTTCCATGTCGTCGAACTACAACTCCCGGCCGCGGGTGGCAGAGGTGCTGGTGCATGGGGACGCATTTCATGTGATCCGGACCAGGGAAACCTATGAAACCTTGATCCAGGGAGAAAGCATCCCGGAATTTTTAGTAAGTTAG
- a CDS encoding fibronectin type III domain-containing protein, which translates to MLLLALAAVFAAGLGGCGKKTRPVPPDTVMPAPISDLRYQLDEKGVELSWSYPRATVEGDRLPYRIEKFELLRAVIPAKDYCPDCPIPFGPPIEITAESGDKGKVFYQETLLRPNHRYVYRVRSKAGWFVSSDDSNTVSVVWDTPLLPPVNFRIEEADKTLTLHWQPPAGLLDGTPVSDPIQYQISRSTDDGETFSEMPGKLIETLTYTDRGLRNGKAYLYKVRAIRLHADTVAAGMPSPSLSAVPRDLTPPAPPQTIRVVASASGVKIFWETVAEPDLAGFRIYRRAANSQTPVRIGEVGGAGLSFLDAKPPKGRGLWYYSVTAFDQARPANESTYSMEATYNEE; encoded by the coding sequence ATGCTTCTCCTGGCCCTGGCGGCGGTTTTCGCCGCAGGCTTGGGAGGCTGCGGCAAAAAAACTCGCCCGGTGCCGCCCGATACCGTTATGCCCGCGCCCATCTCCGACCTGCGCTATCAGCTTGACGAAAAAGGGGTGGAGCTCAGCTGGTCCTACCCCAGGGCAACCGTCGAAGGCGACCGCTTGCCGTATCGGATTGAGAAATTTGAACTCTTGCGAGCCGTTATCCCGGCCAAGGACTACTGCCCGGACTGCCCCATCCCCTTTGGCCCGCCCATCGAGATCACGGCGGAAAGCGGGGATAAGGGCAAGGTTTTCTACCAAGAGACCCTGCTCAGGCCCAATCATCGCTATGTGTATCGGGTCCGCAGCAAGGCCGGCTGGTTTGTCAGCAGTGATGATTCAAACACCGTTTCGGTGGTCTGGGATACGCCGCTCCTGCCCCCTGTAAATTTCAGGATCGAGGAAGCCGACAAGACCCTCACCCTGCACTGGCAGCCGCCCGCAGGACTTTTGGACGGAACGCCGGTTTCCGACCCCATCCAGTATCAGATTTCCCGCTCGACCGACGATGGAGAAACCTTTAGCGAGATGCCGGGCAAGCTGATTGAAACCCTTACCTACACGGACAGAGGATTGCGCAATGGCAAGGCTTACCTATACAAGGTCCGCGCCATCCGGTTGCATGCGGATACCGTGGCCGCGGGCATGCCCAGCCCCAGCTTGAGCGCGGTTCCGCGCGACCTTACGCCTCCGGCGCCGCCCCAAACGATACGGGTGGTGGCCTCCGCCAGCGGGGTCAAGATTTTCTGGGAAACGGTTGCCGAGCCCGATCTGGCAGGTTTTCGCATCTACCGCCGCGCAGCCAATAGCCAAACGCCGGTGCGGATCGGCGAGGTGGGCGGGGCAGGCCTTTCTTTCCTGGATGCAAAACCGCCCAAGGGAAGAGGTCTCTGGTATTATTCGGTCACCGCCTTTGACCAGGCCAGACCGGCCAACGAAAGTACCTACTCCATGGAAGCCACGTATAATGAAGAGTGA
- the dapA gene encoding 4-hydroxy-tetrahydrodipicolinate synthase, with product MSKFRGAFVAIVTPFTDGQLDEQGLQDLIEFQIANGTHGIVPCGTTGESATLTHAEHRRVVELTVKTVAGRVPVLAGTGSNSTAESIELTRAAKEAGADGALLITPYYNKPSQEGLYQHFKAVAAAVDIPIILYNVPSRTAVNMLPETVARCAQIANIVGVKEATADLNQISQVIRLCPKGFAIMSGDDFTSMPTVMIGGTGVISVTSNVEPKDMAAMMDAALAGDIAKAQELHYKLLPLMQAMFIDTNPVPAKTALMMMGKIKSGLPRLPLYKMNEANEEKLKKVLVGYGLV from the coding sequence ATGAGCAAGTTTCGCGGAGCCTTTGTCGCCATCGTCACCCCTTTCACTGATGGCCAGCTGGATGAGCAGGGGTTGCAGGATCTCATCGAATTCCAGATTGCCAATGGCACCCATGGCATTGTTCCCTGCGGCACCACAGGCGAATCCGCCACCTTGACCCATGCCGAACACCGCCGGGTGGTGGAGCTGACCGTCAAGACCGTGGCCGGGCGAGTGCCGGTGCTGGCCGGAACCGGCTCAAACTCCACCGCCGAATCCATCGAGCTGACCCGCGCGGCCAAGGAAGCCGGGGCGGATGGCGCCCTGCTGATCACCCCCTATTACAACAAACCGTCCCAGGAAGGGCTCTACCAGCACTTCAAGGCGGTGGCCGCAGCGGTGGATATCCCAATCATCCTCTACAACGTGCCGAGCCGGACCGCAGTAAACATGCTGCCAGAGACCGTGGCCCGCTGCGCCCAAATCGCCAATATCGTGGGGGTCAAGGAAGCCACCGCCGATCTCAACCAGATCAGCCAGGTCATCCGCCTCTGCCCCAAGGGTTTCGCCATCATGTCCGGCGATGATTTCACCTCCATGCCCACCGTGATGATCGGCGGCACCGGGGTCATCTCCGTCACCTCCAATGTGGAGCCCAAGGATATGGCCGCAATGATGGACGCCGCCCTGGCTGGGGATATCGCCAAGGCCCAGGAGCTGCACTACAAACTGCTTCCGTTGATGCAGGCAATGTTCATCGACACCAACCCGGTCCCAGCCAAGACCGCCTTAATGATGATGGGCAAGATCAAATCCGGGTTGCCGCGGTTGCCCCTGTACAAGATGAACGAGGCGAACGAGGAAAAGCTGAAGAAGGTTCTCGTAGGCTACGGATTGGTATAA